Proteins from a genomic interval of Aureimonas sp. AU20:
- a CDS encoding aldo/keto reductase, translating to MRTVELADGTSVPMLGQGTWMMGETGARHGEEVAALRRGIELGMTLIDTAEIYGDGASEELVGEAIEGLRDDVFLVSKVAPSHASRRGTVAACEASLARLGTDRLDLYLLHWRGRFPLGETVAAMEDLIDAGKILRWGVSNFDVSDMEELMEVDGGRACAVNQILLNLDHRGPEFDLLPWLDERIVAPMAYSPIGQGGALLRRPELREVAERHDKTPAQIALAYTLRWPGVLSIPKAGTLAHVEENAAAADIRLDAEDWALLDEAFPPPERKMPLAMI from the coding sequence ATGAGAACCGTGGAACTGGCCGACGGAACGAGCGTGCCGATGCTGGGGCAGGGGACTTGGATGATGGGCGAGACCGGCGCGCGCCACGGCGAGGAGGTCGCGGCCCTCCGGCGCGGGATTGAACTCGGCATGACCCTGATCGACACGGCCGAGATCTATGGCGACGGCGCCTCCGAGGAGTTAGTCGGCGAGGCGATCGAAGGGCTGCGGGACGATGTGTTCCTCGTTTCCAAGGTGGCGCCCAGCCACGCCTCGCGCCGGGGCACGGTGGCGGCCTGCGAGGCCAGCCTCGCCCGGCTCGGCACCGACCGGCTGGACCTCTATCTCCTCCACTGGCGCGGCCGCTTTCCGCTGGGCGAGACGGTTGCGGCGATGGAGGACCTGATCGACGCCGGCAAGATCCTGCGCTGGGGCGTGTCGAATTTCGACGTCTCGGACATGGAGGAGCTGATGGAGGTGGACGGCGGGCGGGCCTGCGCCGTGAACCAGATCCTCCTCAATCTCGACCATCGCGGCCCGGAATTCGATCTCCTGCCCTGGCTGGACGAGCGCATCGTGGCGCCCATGGCCTATTCGCCGATCGGCCAGGGCGGCGCGCTGCTACGCCGGCCGGAACTGCGCGAAGTCGCCGAGCGGCACGACAAGACCCCGGCGCAGATCGCGCTGGCCTATACGCTGCGCTGGCCCGGCGTTCTGTCGATCCCCAAGGCGGGAACGCTCGCCCATGTCGAGGAGAACGCCGCCGCCGCCGACATCCGCCTCGACGCCGAGGACTGGGCGCTTCTGGACGAGGCCTTTCCGCCGCCCGAGCGCAAGATGCCGCTCGCGATGATCTGA
- a CDS encoding L,D-transpeptidase family protein, whose amino-acid sequence MKARFWAAACLALVGLSASPLPVVAQPYDAGYQDYGPGTERFVDENGNIVTVDSYGRVIDVERPRRSQRPERRRDNPPPGVAYEVPRGADPYADPYASRDDASLNDPYARGGYSDGPVEFAPLPAPGSDNYGGQDQGLTGAIPPDAGTLGNGTPGYGAPHEGSTMVESHPAPKVIGPKGKNAKAEIAALQVLLDRAGISPGVIDGRLGSNVDKAVAAYTEKTGRTIDATDARSLMEQLMETGGPAVTSYTITNEDVSGPYLASIPEDYSHKAMLPAMSYTRVTEMLGERFHMDEDYLREINPGADFNRPGTIIKVMATGEPVTGDVVKIIADKGREQVRAYDANGQLVAAYPSSIGSTSTPSPSGIVEVKRIAFDPNYTYNPKINFKQGTNDKILTIPPGPNGPVGTIWIALSKPTYGIHGTPEPSKIGKTNSHGCIRLTNWDATELAKMVKPGTVVEFTD is encoded by the coding sequence ATGAAGGCAAGATTTTGGGCGGCGGCCTGTCTGGCGCTGGTCGGCTTGTCCGCGTCCCCGCTTCCCGTCGTGGCGCAGCCCTACGATGCCGGTTACCAGGACTATGGTCCGGGTACGGAACGTTTCGTGGACGAGAACGGTAACATCGTCACGGTCGATTCCTACGGCCGGGTGATCGACGTGGAGCGCCCGCGCCGGTCGCAGCGGCCCGAGCGGCGCCGCGACAACCCACCGCCGGGCGTCGCCTACGAGGTGCCGCGCGGCGCGGACCCCTATGCCGATCCCTATGCCAGCCGCGACGACGCCAGCCTGAACGATCCCTATGCGCGCGGCGGCTATAGCGACGGGCCGGTGGAGTTCGCCCCGCTTCCCGCGCCGGGCAGCGATAACTACGGCGGCCAGGACCAGGGCCTCACCGGGGCGATCCCGCCCGATGCCGGCACGCTCGGCAACGGCACGCCGGGCTATGGCGCGCCGCACGAAGGCTCGACCATGGTCGAGAGCCATCCTGCGCCCAAGGTGATTGGGCCGAAGGGCAAGAACGCCAAGGCCGAGATCGCCGCGCTGCAGGTCCTGCTCGACCGCGCCGGCATTTCGCCGGGCGTGATCGACGGGCGCCTCGGCTCCAATGTCGACAAGGCCGTGGCCGCCTATACCGAAAAGACCGGCCGCACGATCGACGCCACCGACGCGCGCTCCCTCATGGAGCAGTTGATGGAGACGGGCGGCCCGGCCGTCACCTCCTACACCATCACCAACGAGGATGTGAGCGGGCCTTATCTCGCCTCCATCCCCGAGGACTACAGCCACAAGGCCATGCTGCCGGCCATGTCCTACACGCGCGTCACCGAAATGCTCGGCGAGCGCTTCCATATGGACGAGGATTATCTGCGCGAGATCAATCCAGGCGCCGACTTCAACCGGCCGGGCACGATCATCAAGGTCATGGCGACGGGCGAGCCGGTCACCGGGGACGTGGTGAAGATCATCGCCGACAAGGGCCGCGAGCAGGTTCGCGCCTATGACGCGAACGGCCAGCTGGTCGCAGCCTATCCCTCTTCGATCGGCTCGACCTCGACGCCCTCGCCCTCGGGCATCGTGGAGGTCAAGCGCATCGCCTTCGATCCGAACTACACCTACAATCCGAAGATCAACTTCAAGCAGGGCACCAACGACAAGATCCTGACCATCCCGCCAGGCCCGAACGGTCCGGTCGGCACGATCTGGATCGCCCTGTCCAAGCCGACCTACGGCATCCACGGCACACCCGAACCCTCCAAGATCGGCAAGACCAACAGCCATGGCTGCATCCGCCTGACGAACTGGGACGCGACGGAACTGGCCAAGATGGTGAAGCCGGGAACGGTAGTCGAGTTCACCGACTAA
- a CDS encoding extensin-like domain-containing protein: MLVLCLGLGSGASAQDRAPKPSAPSEGTQQGELAPGSVMPPADIPVPQARPEPTPAEAGEPVPVPTPDPAASAAPPAGATPAPLPDAAAAPKPEARPVDQPKDQPPSEPASAPADAAKGAATGETQGPPAPPAPQPAYVPPEKARTEPEPGAPTVPEMEVTPAQTVEAAAAVEDAVACEKELKRRGATFTVGETIAEGQCGVLRPVSVTQLSSGVKVTPGTVFLCRTALALDIWVSEGVEPAAKAEFAGAKVKALTQASTYVCRARASESRISEHSRGSAIDIAGFELSDGKTVPVEAGKPGTAEDRFAASVRRAACGPFRTVLGPGTDSDHGTHLHLDIAARSNDTTYCR; encoded by the coding sequence GTGCTCGTCCTATGCCTCGGCCTCGGCTCCGGCGCCTCGGCGCAGGATCGCGCGCCCAAACCCTCCGCGCCGTCCGAGGGTACGCAGCAGGGCGAGCTGGCGCCGGGATCTGTCATGCCGCCCGCCGACATTCCCGTTCCGCAGGCCCGCCCCGAGCCGACGCCCGCGGAAGCGGGAGAGCCCGTGCCTGTGCCGACGCCGGACCCTGCCGCCTCCGCCGCACCGCCCGCCGGAGCAACGCCCGCGCCGCTGCCCGACGCGGCTGCCGCGCCCAAGCCGGAGGCGCGGCCGGTCGACCAGCCGAAGGACCAGCCGCCGTCCGAGCCGGCAAGCGCGCCCGCCGACGCGGCGAAGGGGGCAGCGACCGGCGAGACGCAGGGCCCGCCGGCCCCGCCCGCGCCCCAACCCGCCTATGTGCCGCCTGAAAAGGCGCGCACCGAGCCCGAGCCGGGCGCGCCGACCGTGCCCGAGATGGAGGTGACGCCGGCGCAGACCGTGGAGGCCGCGGCCGCCGTGGAGGATGCCGTGGCCTGCGAGAAGGAGCTGAAGCGACGCGGCGCGACGTTCACCGTGGGCGAGACGATAGCCGAAGGGCAGTGCGGCGTGCTGCGGCCCGTCTCGGTCACGCAGCTCTCCTCCGGCGTGAAGGTCACGCCCGGCACGGTGTTCCTCTGCCGCACGGCCCTGGCGCTGGACATCTGGGTGTCGGAGGGCGTCGAGCCGGCGGCCAAGGCCGAGTTCGCCGGCGCTAAGGTCAAGGCGCTGACGCAGGCTTCGACCTATGTCTGCCGGGCGCGGGCGAGCGAGTCGCGCATCTCCGAGCATTCGCGCGGCAGCGCGATCGACATCGCGGGGTTCGAGCTTTCCGACGGCAAGACCGTGCCGGTGGAAGCCGGCAAGCCCGGCACGGCGGAAGATCGTTTCGCCGCCAGCGTTCGCCGCGCGGCCTGCGGCCCGTTCCGCACCGTGCTCGGCCCCGGCACGGATTCCGACCATGGAACGCATCTCCATCTCGACATCGCGGCCCGGTCCAACGACACGACCTATTGCCGGTAA
- the clpB gene encoding ATP-dependent chaperone ClpB: protein MDMERYTERVRGFMQAAQTMALSRDHQQFLPEHLLKVLVDDSEGMASGLIERAGGRPKDVRLGVDAALDALPRVSGGNGQIYLAAPTAKVFATAEEIAKKAGDSFVTVERLLLALAMEKSAKTSEILAKAGVNPQALNTAINDLRKGRTADSASAEQGYDALKKYARDLTKDAREGRLDPVIGRDDEIRRTIQVLSRRTKNNPVLIGEPGVGKTAIAEGLALRLVNGDVPESLRDKQLMALDMGALIAGAKYRGEFEERLKSVLSEVTAAEGGIILFIDEMHTLVGAGKADGAMDASNLLKPALARGELHCVGATTLDEYRKHVEKDPALARRFQPVFVSEPTVEDTISILRGLKEKYEQHHKVRISDSALVAAAQLSNRYISDRFLPDKAIDLVDEGAARLRMAVDSKPEALDEIDRRVVQLKIEREALKKENDDGSRSRLERLEAELANLEEESDRLTSSWQAEKSKLGLAADLKRRLDEARNDLAIAQRKGEYQRAGELAYGEIPRLERELTEAEAADGKVSMVEETVTADHVAQVVSRWTGIPVDRMLQGEREKLLSMEDAIAKRVVGQGEAVQAVSKAVRRARAGLQDPNRPIGSFMFLGPTGVGKTELTKALASFLFDEDTAMVRIDMSEFMEKHSVARLIGAPPGYVGYEEGGVLTEAVRRRPYQVILFDEIEKAHPDVFNILLQVLDDGRLTDGQGRTVDFRNSLIVMTSNLGSEYLTTLRDDEDVDGVRGQVMDVVRTAFRPEFLNRIDEIVLFHRLKRADMGAIVDIQMKRLEKLLEERKIVLELDETARDWLSERGYDPAYGARPLKRVIQREVQDPLAERILLGQIKDEDRVKISGGTDRLNFYVVGSKTAENGERVAA, encoded by the coding sequence ATGGATATGGAACGCTACACCGAGCGGGTTCGCGGGTTCATGCAGGCGGCGCAGACGATGGCGCTGTCGCGCGATCACCAGCAGTTCCTGCCGGAGCACCTGCTGAAAGTCCTGGTGGACGACAGCGAAGGCATGGCCTCGGGCCTGATCGAGCGGGCCGGCGGACGGCCGAAGGACGTGCGGCTTGGCGTCGACGCGGCTCTGGACGCGCTGCCGCGCGTTTCCGGCGGCAACGGGCAGATCTATCTCGCCGCGCCCACCGCCAAGGTTTTCGCCACGGCCGAGGAAATCGCCAAGAAGGCCGGCGACAGCTTCGTGACCGTCGAGCGCCTGCTCCTGGCGCTGGCCATGGAGAAGAGCGCCAAGACCTCCGAGATCCTGGCCAAGGCGGGCGTCAATCCGCAGGCCCTCAACACCGCAATCAACGATCTGCGCAAGGGCCGCACGGCCGACTCGGCCTCCGCCGAGCAGGGCTACGACGCGTTGAAGAAATATGCCCGCGACCTCACCAAGGATGCGCGCGAGGGTCGTCTCGACCCCGTGATCGGGCGCGACGACGAGATCCGCCGCACCATTCAGGTCCTGTCGCGGCGCACCAAGAACAACCCTGTGCTGATCGGCGAACCCGGCGTCGGCAAGACGGCGATCGCCGAAGGTCTGGCGCTGCGCCTCGTCAACGGCGATGTGCCGGAGAGCCTGCGCGACAAGCAGCTGATGGCGCTCGATATGGGCGCCTTGATCGCCGGCGCGAAATATCGCGGCGAGTTCGAGGAGCGGCTGAAAAGCGTCCTGTCCGAGGTGACGGCGGCCGAAGGCGGCATCATCCTCTTCATCGACGAGATGCACACGCTGGTCGGCGCCGGCAAGGCGGACGGGGCGATGGACGCCTCCAACCTCCTGAAGCCTGCGCTGGCGCGAGGCGAGCTGCACTGCGTCGGCGCCACCACGCTCGACGAATACCGCAAGCATGTGGAGAAGGACCCGGCGCTGGCCCGCCGGTTCCAGCCGGTCTTCGTTTCCGAGCCGACTGTGGAGGACACGATCTCCATCCTGCGCGGCTTGAAGGAGAAGTACGAGCAGCACCACAAGGTGCGCATCTCGGACTCCGCGCTGGTGGCCGCCGCGCAGCTCTCGAACCGCTACATCTCCGACCGCTTCCTGCCGGACAAGGCGATCGACCTCGTGGACGAGGGCGCCGCGCGCCTGCGCATGGCGGTGGATTCCAAGCCTGAGGCGCTGGACGAGATCGATCGGCGGGTCGTGCAGCTGAAGATCGAACGCGAGGCGCTGAAGAAGGAAAACGACGACGGCTCTCGCTCGCGGCTGGAGCGGCTGGAGGCCGAGCTTGCCAATCTGGAGGAGGAGTCCGACCGGCTCACCAGCAGCTGGCAGGCCGAGAAATCGAAGCTTGGGCTCGCCGCCGATCTCAAGCGCCGGTTGGACGAGGCGCGCAACGACCTCGCCATCGCCCAGCGTAAGGGCGAATACCAGCGTGCCGGCGAACTCGCCTATGGCGAGATCCCGCGGCTGGAGCGCGAGCTGACCGAGGCCGAGGCTGCCGACGGCAAGGTATCTATGGTGGAGGAGACGGTGACCGCCGACCATGTCGCGCAGGTCGTCTCCCGCTGGACCGGCATTCCGGTGGACCGGATGCTGCAGGGCGAGCGCGAAAAGCTCCTGTCGATGGAGGACGCGATCGCCAAGCGCGTGGTCGGGCAGGGCGAGGCCGTGCAGGCCGTGTCCAAGGCGGTGCGGCGTGCCCGCGCCGGGTTGCAGGACCCCAACCGGCCGATCGGCTCGTTCATGTTCCTCGGCCCAACGGGCGTCGGCAAGACGGAGCTGACCAAGGCGCTGGCCTCCTTCCTCTTCGACGAGGACACGGCCATGGTGCGCATCGACATGTCGGAGTTCATGGAGAAGCACTCCGTGGCCCGGCTGATCGGCGCCCCTCCGGGCTATGTCGGCTACGAGGAGGGCGGCGTCCTGACCGAGGCGGTTCGGCGGCGGCCTTATCAGGTGATCCTGTTCGACGAGATCGAGAAGGCCCATCCCGACGTGTTCAACATCCTGCTTCAGGTGTTGGACGACGGGCGGCTGACCGACGGGCAGGGCCGCACGGTGGACTTCCGCAACTCGCTGATCGTCATGACGTCCAATCTCGGCTCGGAATATCTCACCACGCTTCGCGACGACGAGGACGTGGACGGCGTGCGCGGCCAGGTGATGGACGTGGTGCGCACGGCATTCCGCCCGGAATTCCTGAACCGCATCGACGAGATCGTCCTGTTCCACCGCTTGAAGCGGGCCGACATGGGCGCGATCGTCGACATCCAGATGAAGCGCCTGGAGAAGCTGCTGGAAGAGCGCAAGATCGTTCTGGAACTGGACGAGACGGCGCGCGACTGGCTGTCCGAACGCGGCTACGACCCCGCCTATGGCGCGCGCCCCTTGAAGCGCGTGATCCAACGCGAGGTGCAGGACCCGCTCGCCGAGCGCATCCTGCTCGGCCAGATCAAGGACGAGGACCGCGTGAAGATCTCGGGCGGCACCGACCGTCTGAACTTCTATGTAGTCGGCTCCAAGACGGCCGAAAACGGTGAGCGCGTCGCCGCCTGA
- a CDS encoding DUF4167 domain-containing protein gives MRPGQQQNKQQRMRGRNGRKGPNPLSRSFESNGPDVKIRGTAQHIADKYTTLARDASASGDRVMAENYLQHAEHYGRIVAAAMGQFQPSLPERDFDEYDDEMEEGGSSEGAPQQGDRFNPQPYSGQNGERPNRDHQNRDYQARDNSNRDGQNRDYQNRDGQNRDNGSREGNRENFNRDGQNRDNSNREGGQRDNRNDRGERREFRGERGERNFNRDRNDNNGTRDNNRDRQNSPAGVGPQPFPAEGEEPRAAQTGDAPRPEGQGQRNDQGPRGDRNERRENRRDRDRDRPRFNNDRSGERRFEERFGRIDERRPEGGAETPAPVAANEAAPAPVPAQQAPAPMSAPAAEHRETPAAPVVTQSELAHAAPAPAPTSAPIGEDAGTEQRRRPRTRREAVPGEGEAPSVGAMGPASEASEEPKRRTRAPAVAAAPAAAAPEAAPESDAGDGAPKRKPGRPRKKKAGEDGGENEGGASDLELASHG, from the coding sequence ATGAGGCCAGGACAGCAGCAGAACAAGCAGCAGCGGATGCGCGGGCGCAACGGGCGTAAAGGCCCCAATCCCCTGTCCCGCTCCTTCGAGTCGAATGGTCCCGACGTCAAGATTCGCGGCACCGCCCAGCACATCGCCGACAAGTACACGACCCTGGCCCGCGACGCCTCGGCCTCCGGCGATCGGGTGATGGCCGAGAACTATCTCCAGCACGCCGAGCATTACGGACGCATCGTCGCCGCCGCGATGGGCCAGTTCCAGCCCTCGCTGCCCGAGCGCGATTTCGACGAGTACGACGACGAGATGGAAGAGGGCGGCTCCAGTGAGGGCGCGCCCCAGCAGGGCGACCGCTTCAACCCGCAGCCCTATAGCGGCCAGAACGGCGAGCGCCCGAACCGGGACCATCAGAACCGGGACTACCAGGCGCGCGACAATTCCAATCGCGACGGCCAGAACCGGGATTACCAGAACCGCGACGGCCAGAACCGCGACAATGGCAGTCGCGAGGGCAACCGCGAGAACTTCAATCGCGACGGCCAGAACCGCGACAATTCCAATCGCGAAGGTGGTCAGCGCGATAACCGGAACGATCGGGGCGAGCGTCGCGAATTCCGGGGCGAGCGTGGCGAGCGCAACTTCAATCGCGACCGCAACGACAACAACGGCACTCGCGACAACAATCGCGACCGGCAGAATTCGCCGGCCGGTGTCGGACCGCAACCCTTCCCGGCCGAGGGCGAAGAGCCCCGCGCCGCGCAGACCGGCGACGCGCCGCGTCCCGAAGGGCAGGGTCAGCGCAACGATCAGGGCCCGCGCGGCGACCGCAACGAACGCCGCGAGAACCGCCGCGACCGCGACCGGGACCGCCCGCGCTTCAACAACGATCGCTCGGGCGAACGCCGCTTCGAAGAGCGCTTCGGCCGCATCGACGAGCGTCGTCCCGAGGGCGGAGCCGAGACACCCGCGCCCGTCGCCGCCAACGAGGCGGCTCCGGCGCCCGTGCCGGCTCAGCAGGCTCCCGCTCCGATGTCGGCGCCCGCTGCCGAGCATCGCGAAACGCCGGCGGCTCCGGTGGTGACACAGAGCGAACTGGCCCACGCCGCGCCCGCTCCGGCCCCCACCTCGGCCCCCATCGGCGAAGACGCCGGCACCGAGCAGCGCCGCCGCCCGCGAACCCGCCGCGAAGCCGTGCCGGGCGAAGGTGAGGCACCGTCCGTCGGGGCCATGGGCCCCGCGTCAGAAGCCAGCGAAGAGCCCAAGCGCCGCACGCGCGCCCCGGCCGTCGCGGCAGCGCCCGCTGCGGCCGCCCCCGAGGCTGCGCCTGAGTCGGATGCCGGCGATGGCGCGCCCAAGCGCAAGCCGGGCCGTCCGCGCAAGAAGAAGGCGGGCGAAGACGGCGGTGAGAACGAAGGCGGTGCCTCCGATCTCGAGCTTGCCTCGCACGGCTGA
- a CDS encoding PRC-barrel domain-containing protein: MSSTMGTGPISELQVGADNIEASRVNGTRVYNTDGDNLGHIYDVVIGKRDGRVKYAIMSFGGFLGIGEDYHPIPWEVLKYDERQGGYVVGITIDQLKNAPRYAADSAPDWVDPAYGRRVDDYYGVSY, encoded by the coding sequence ATGTCTTCGACAATGGGAACCGGACCGATCTCCGAGTTGCAGGTCGGCGCCGACAACATCGAGGCGAGCCGGGTCAACGGCACGCGCGTCTACAACACAGACGGCGACAATCTCGGCCATATCTACGACGTCGTGATCGGCAAGCGGGACGGGCGCGTGAAATACGCGATCATGTCCTTCGGCGGATTTCTGGGCATCGGCGAGGACTACCACCCGATCCCGTGGGAAGTCCTGAAATACGACGAACGCCAGGGCGGCTATGTCGTCGGCATCACGATCGACCAGCTGAAGAACGCGCCGCGCTACGCCGCCGACAGCGCGCCGGACTGGGTCGATCCCGCCTATGGCCGCCGCGTCGACGATTACTACGGCGTCTCGTACTGA
- the prmC gene encoding peptide chain release factor N(5)-glutamine methyltransferase, which produces MTDQAITGETIGALHRALRRHLREAGVETPDLDARLLLCDTFGLDAAGLILREGEAADPAKAALLSQRTARRLAGEPVGRILGRRFFFEHEFQLSRETLEPRPDTEILVELAAEAFRAKGRDALLFADVGVGTGAIAVSLLALFPLSRCVAIDLSEGALQTAWSNARAAGVADRFLPLRGDYLASLSPGSLDAVVSNPPYIPSRDIETLDRGVREHDPRLALDGGVDGLDAYRALADGARRCLAPGGDLLLEIGIGQESDVRILNEAGGFSWRRTSADLSGTPRALWFQGDVL; this is translated from the coding sequence ATGACGGATCAGGCGATAACGGGAGAGACGATCGGCGCGCTGCATCGTGCGCTTCGCCGGCACCTGCGCGAGGCCGGGGTCGAGACGCCCGACCTCGACGCGCGGCTGCTCCTCTGCGACACGTTCGGCCTCGACGCCGCCGGGCTGATCCTACGCGAGGGCGAGGCGGCCGACCCCGCGAAGGCCGCGCTTCTGAGCCAGCGCACGGCGCGCAGGCTCGCCGGCGAGCCGGTGGGGCGCATTCTCGGCCGCCGCTTCTTCTTCGAGCACGAGTTTCAGCTCTCGCGAGAAACGCTGGAGCCCCGGCCCGATACGGAAATCCTCGTGGAACTCGCGGCGGAGGCGTTTCGCGCCAAGGGGCGGGACGCCCTCCTGTTCGCCGATGTCGGCGTCGGCACGGGCGCCATCGCCGTGTCGCTCCTGGCGCTCTTTCCCCTGAGCCGCTGCGTGGCGATCGATCTGTCGGAAGGGGCGCTGCAGACGGCCTGGAGCAATGCGCGGGCGGCGGGCGTGGCGGATCGCTTCCTGCCGCTGCGGGGCGACTATCTCGCTTCGCTCTCGCCCGGCTCGCTCGACGCCGTGGTCAGCAACCCGCCCTATATTCCGAGCCGAGACATCGAGACGCTGGACCGGGGCGTGCGCGAGCACGACCCACGGCTGGCGCTGGACGGGGGCGTGGATGGGCTCGACGCCTATCGCGCCCTGGCCGACGGCGCACGCCGCTGCCTGGCGCCGGGCGGCGATCTTCTCCTCGAAATCGGAATCGGGCAGGAGAGCGACGTGCGAATCTTGAACGAAGCGGGCGGATTTTCCTGGCGGCGAACCTCTGCGGATTTGAGCGGCACACCCCGCGCGCTGTGGTTTCAGGGCGACGTTCTTTAA
- the prfA gene encoding peptide chain release factor 1 — MAILPESTMTEILRRADQLQGEMASGPDHETYARLATEWSSLEDVVAGIRTYRAAEQELADLKGMLSDPASDREMRDLAASEIGEVEARLETLSGELLILLLPKDAADAKGAILEIRAGTGGSEAGLFAGDLFRMYQRYADGRGWKVEVLEASEGEAGGYREVVASVKGVGVFSRLKFESGVHRVQRVPATESQGRIHTSAATVAVLPEAEEVDIDIRNEDIRIDTMRSSGAGGQHVNTTDSAVRITHLPTGIVVTSSEKSQHQNRARAMQVLRARLFDMERSRIDAERSADRKAQVGSGDRSERIRTYNFPQGRVTDHRINLTLYKLDRVIEGEMDELVDALVADDQAARLAAMGA, encoded by the coding sequence ATGGCCATTCTTCCCGAAAGCACCATGACGGAAATCCTGCGGCGGGCCGACCAGCTGCAGGGCGAGATGGCGTCCGGCCCCGACCACGAGACCTATGCCAGGCTCGCCACCGAATGGTCGAGCCTGGAGGACGTGGTCGCCGGCATCCGCACCTATCGCGCCGCTGAGCAAGAGCTGGCCGACCTGAAGGGCATGTTGAGCGATCCGGCGTCCGACCGCGAGATGCGCGACTTGGCCGCCAGTGAGATCGGCGAGGTCGAGGCGCGGCTGGAAACGCTGTCGGGCGAACTTCTGATCCTGCTTCTGCCCAAGGACGCGGCCGACGCCAAGGGCGCCATCCTGGAAATCCGCGCCGGCACCGGCGGCTCGGAGGCGGGTCTTTTCGCGGGCGATCTCTTCCGCATGTACCAGCGCTATGCCGACGGGCGCGGCTGGAAGGTCGAGGTGCTGGAAGCCTCAGAGGGCGAGGCAGGCGGCTATCGCGAAGTCGTCGCCTCGGTGAAGGGCGTCGGCGTCTTCTCGCGGCTGAAGTTCGAGTCGGGCGTCCACCGCGTGCAGCGCGTGCCGGCCACCGAATCGCAGGGGCGCATCCACACCTCGGCCGCCACGGTAGCCGTGCTGCCCGAGGCCGAAGAGGTGGATATCGACATCCGCAACGAGGACATCCGCATCGACACGATGCGCTCCTCCGGCGCGGGCGGCCAGCATGTGAACACGACCGACTCGGCCGTGCGCATCACCCATCTGCCGACGGGCATCGTCGTGACCTCATCGGAAAAGTCGCAGCACCAGAACCGCGCCCGCGCCATGCAGGTTCTGCGCGCGCGCCTGTTCGACATGGAGCGCTCGCGCATCGACGCCGAGCGCTCGGCCGACCGCAAGGCGCAGGTCGGCTCGGGCGACCGGTCCGAGCGCATCCGCACGTACAATTTCCCGCAGGGGCGCGTCACCGACCACCGCATCAACCTGACGCTCTACAAGCTCGACCGGGTGATCGAAGGCGAGATGGACGAGCTGGTGGACGCGCTGGTGGCGGACGATCAGGCTGCGCGCCTCGCCGCCATGGGCGCCTGA